One segment of Primulina tabacum isolate GXHZ01 chromosome 6, ASM2559414v2, whole genome shotgun sequence DNA contains the following:
- the LOC142548445 gene encoding 3-oxoacyl-[acyl-carrier-protein] synthase II, chloroplastic-like isoform X1, producing MAAASSAVCSWLMVACMSVACENDSPVSMLSTTSHSRLSRWASRRRKIVLAKCAPLSYGIRGIMSSCLAFEPCDRFKKSESFFGFESRSIPLHRRRRKLHFPDAHSEVMAIAMQPANEVVPKKKPSTKHRRVVVTGLGLETPLGNDPDVFYNNLLEGISGISEIEAFDCSQFPTKIAGEIKAFSTDGWVAPKLSKRMDKFMLYMLTAGKKALADGGITEDVMDEINKARCGVLIGSAMGGMKVFNDAIEALRISYRKMNPFCVPFATTNMGSAMLAMDLGWMGPNYSISTACATSSFCILNAANHIIRGEADMMLCGGSDAAIIPIGLGGFVACRALSQRNTDPSKASRPWDSNRDGFVMGEGAGVLLLEELEHAKKRGATIYAEFLGGSFTCDAYHMTEPHPEGTGVILCIEKALAQSGVPREDVNYINAHATSTPAGDLKEYQALIHCFGHNPELRVNSTKSMTGHLLGAAGAVEAVATVQAIRTGWVHPNINLENPDDGVDTNVLVGPTKERLDIKVALSNSFGFGGQNSSILFSPYE from the exons ATGGCGGCTGCTTCATCGGCGGTGTGTTCGTGGCTAATGGTGGCATGCATGTCAGTTGCTTGTGAGAATGACTCTCCCGTTTCCATGCTCTCGACGACGTCGCATTCCCGTCTCAGCAGATGGGCATCCCGTAGGAGGAAGATTGTTCTCGCCAAGTGCGCGCCGTTGTCGTATGGCATTCGTGGCATCATGAGTTCTTGCTTAGCTTTCGAGCCCTGCGATCGATTCAAGAAATCTGAATCTTTCTTCGGCTTCGAATCGAGGAGTATCCCGCTGCATCGCAGGCGCAGGAAACTACATTTCCCTGATGCCCATTCTG AAGTAATGGCTATAGCTATGCAACCCGCCAAtgaagttgtgcccaagaagaAGCCTTCAACCAAGCATAGGCGAGTGGTGGTGACAGGTTTGGGTTTGGAGACACCGCTTGGTAATGACCCAGATGTGTTCTACAATAACCTGCTTGAGGGTATCAGTGGCATTAGTGAGATAGAAGCTTTTGACTGTTCCCAGTTTCCAACA AAAATTGCTGGAGAGATCAAGGCTTTCTCCACAGACGGCTGGGTTGCACCTAAACTTTCCAAAAGAATGGACAAGTTCATGCTTTACATGCTAACAGCTGGAAAGAAAGCCTTGGCTGATGGAGGAATCACGGAAGATGTCAtggatgaaataaataaagcaAGGTGTGGCGTATTAATTGGTTCTGCCATGGGTGGGATGAAG GTTTTTAATGATGCAATTGAAGCGTTGCGGATCTCATATAGGAAGATGAAtccattttgtgtgccttttgCAACCACAAACATGGGTTCTGCCATGCTCGCTATGGATCTG GGATGGATGGGCCCAAACTACTCAATATCCACTGCCTGTGCAACAAGCAGTTTCTGCATACTGAATGCTGCTAATCACATCATCCGGGGTGAAGCT GACATGATGCTTTGCGGTGGTTCAGATGCGGCAATAATACCAATTG GATTGGGAGGCTTTGTTGCCTGCAGAGCACTGTCTCAGAGAAACACTGATCCTTCTAAAGCCTCACGTCCCTGGGATAGT AATCGTGATGGGTTTGTAATGGGAGAAGGGGCTGGAGTATTGCTACTCGAAGAACTTGAGCATGCTAAG AAAAGAGGTGCCACTATCTATGCTGAGTTTCTTGGTGGCAGCTTCACATGTGACGCATATCATATGACAGAGCCTCATCCTGAAG GAACTGGTGTCATTCTGTGCATAGAGAAGGCTCTAGCTCAGTCAGGAGTACCTAGGGAAGATGTGAATTACATAAATGCGCACGCAACATCTACTCCAGCTGGCGATCTCAAGGAGTATCAAGCCCTCATTCACTGCTTTGGCCATAATCCCGAG TTAAGGGTGAACTCGACAAAATCAATGACTGGGCACCTTCTTGGAGCAGCTGGTGCTGTGGAGGCTGTTGCAACTGTACAG GCGATTCGGACTGGCTGGGTTCATCCAAATATAAATCTTGAAAATCCAGATGATGGGGTG GATACAAATGTGCTGGTGGGACCAACCAAAGAAAGACTGGACATTAAGGTGGCATTGTCCAATTCATTTGGGTTTGGAGGCCAGAATTCATCAATATTATTTTCACCATACGAGTAG
- the LOC142548445 gene encoding 3-oxoacyl-[acyl-carrier-protein] synthase II, chloroplastic-like isoform X2 yields MAIAMQPANEVVPKKKPSTKHRRVVVTGLGLETPLGNDPDVFYNNLLEGISGISEIEAFDCSQFPTKIAGEIKAFSTDGWVAPKLSKRMDKFMLYMLTAGKKALADGGITEDVMDEINKARCGVLIGSAMGGMKVFNDAIEALRISYRKMNPFCVPFATTNMGSAMLAMDLGWMGPNYSISTACATSSFCILNAANHIIRGEADMMLCGGSDAAIIPIGLGGFVACRALSQRNTDPSKASRPWDSNRDGFVMGEGAGVLLLEELEHAKKRGATIYAEFLGGSFTCDAYHMTEPHPEGTGVILCIEKALAQSGVPREDVNYINAHATSTPAGDLKEYQALIHCFGHNPELRVNSTKSMTGHLLGAAGAVEAVATVQAIRTGWVHPNINLENPDDGVDTNVLVGPTKERLDIKVALSNSFGFGGQNSSILFSPYE; encoded by the exons ATGGCTATAGCTATGCAACCCGCCAAtgaagttgtgcccaagaagaAGCCTTCAACCAAGCATAGGCGAGTGGTGGTGACAGGTTTGGGTTTGGAGACACCGCTTGGTAATGACCCAGATGTGTTCTACAATAACCTGCTTGAGGGTATCAGTGGCATTAGTGAGATAGAAGCTTTTGACTGTTCCCAGTTTCCAACA AAAATTGCTGGAGAGATCAAGGCTTTCTCCACAGACGGCTGGGTTGCACCTAAACTTTCCAAAAGAATGGACAAGTTCATGCTTTACATGCTAACAGCTGGAAAGAAAGCCTTGGCTGATGGAGGAATCACGGAAGATGTCAtggatgaaataaataaagcaAGGTGTGGCGTATTAATTGGTTCTGCCATGGGTGGGATGAAG GTTTTTAATGATGCAATTGAAGCGTTGCGGATCTCATATAGGAAGATGAAtccattttgtgtgccttttgCAACCACAAACATGGGTTCTGCCATGCTCGCTATGGATCTG GGATGGATGGGCCCAAACTACTCAATATCCACTGCCTGTGCAACAAGCAGTTTCTGCATACTGAATGCTGCTAATCACATCATCCGGGGTGAAGCT GACATGATGCTTTGCGGTGGTTCAGATGCGGCAATAATACCAATTG GATTGGGAGGCTTTGTTGCCTGCAGAGCACTGTCTCAGAGAAACACTGATCCTTCTAAAGCCTCACGTCCCTGGGATAGT AATCGTGATGGGTTTGTAATGGGAGAAGGGGCTGGAGTATTGCTACTCGAAGAACTTGAGCATGCTAAG AAAAGAGGTGCCACTATCTATGCTGAGTTTCTTGGTGGCAGCTTCACATGTGACGCATATCATATGACAGAGCCTCATCCTGAAG GAACTGGTGTCATTCTGTGCATAGAGAAGGCTCTAGCTCAGTCAGGAGTACCTAGGGAAGATGTGAATTACATAAATGCGCACGCAACATCTACTCCAGCTGGCGATCTCAAGGAGTATCAAGCCCTCATTCACTGCTTTGGCCATAATCCCGAG TTAAGGGTGAACTCGACAAAATCAATGACTGGGCACCTTCTTGGAGCAGCTGGTGCTGTGGAGGCTGTTGCAACTGTACAG GCGATTCGGACTGGCTGGGTTCATCCAAATATAAATCTTGAAAATCCAGATGATGGGGTG GATACAAATGTGCTGGTGGGACCAACCAAAGAAAGACTGGACATTAAGGTGGCATTGTCCAATTCATTTGGGTTTGGAGGCCAGAATTCATCAATATTATTTTCACCATACGAGTAG